Proteins from a genomic interval of Diceros bicornis minor isolate mBicDic1 chromosome 30 unlocalized genomic scaffold, mDicBic1.mat.cur SUPER_30_unloc_3, whole genome shotgun sequence:
- the LOC131402153 gene encoding 10 kDa heat shock protein, mitochondrial-like — protein MAGQAFRKFLPLFDQVLVERSAAETVTKGGIMLPEKSQGKVLQATVVAVGSGSKGKSGEIQPVSVKVGDKVLLPEYGGTKVALDDKDYYLFRDGDILGKYVY, from the coding sequence atggcaggacaggcatttagaaagtTTCTTCCCCTCTTTGACCAAGTTTTAGTTGAAAGGAGTGCAGCtgaaactgtaaccaaaggaggcattatgcttccagaaaaatctcaaggaaaagtattgcaagcaacagtagtagctgttggatcgggctctaaaggaaagagtggagagattcaaccagttagtgtgaaagtgggagataaagttcttctccCAGAGTAcggaggcaccaaagtagctctagacgacaaggattattacttatttagagatggtgacattcttggaaagtatgtatactga